In one window of Flavobacteriales bacterium DNA:
- a CDS encoding DUF1826 domain-containing protein yields MLVDVVGAENHVQRVTSFRDLVSTPFDGELNAACWTRNLIGDFSEIVHKLQPSENMAVLEAAELRELKLSEQGQLARKILLQDLKLLTAHGASPTLNLIKYYERDDAFPFFPTDVYSFHVDRSPIPVDTFLCTYHGDASDILPNAQAEQKILVPEIRAELRKRYDGAEDGFESFLTEHFFDLHYQAKAAARPINLGLGHLWRLAVDHPESKVLPCIHRAPEERTGQTRLLMIC; encoded by the coding sequence ATGTTGGTAGATGTAGTTGGCGCTGAGAATCACGTTCAGCGAGTAACGAGTTTTCGAGACCTTGTATCCACACCTTTTGATGGAGAACTGAATGCCGCCTGTTGGACACGAAATCTGATCGGTGATTTTTCGGAGATCGTTCATAAGCTACAGCCTTCGGAAAATATGGCGGTACTGGAAGCAGCGGAGCTTCGCGAATTGAAGTTGAGCGAACAAGGGCAACTTGCGCGCAAGATCCTACTGCAAGACCTGAAGCTGTTGACAGCGCATGGTGCATCGCCAACGCTTAATCTTATCAAGTACTACGAGCGAGATGATGCCTTTCCGTTCTTCCCGACCGATGTGTATTCCTTTCATGTAGATCGCTCTCCGATTCCGGTCGATACCTTTTTGTGTACTTACCATGGCGATGCGAGTGACATACTACCGAATGCACAGGCCGAGCAAAAGATCTTGGTGCCCGAAATACGTGCGGAGCTCAGAAAACGATATGATGGGGCAGAGGATGGCTTCGAATCCTTCTTAACAGAACATTTCTTCGACCTTCACTATCAGGCCAAAGCTGCGGCACGGCCTATCAATTTAGGCCTTGGTCACCTATGGCGCTTGGCAGTTGATCATCCAGAAAGTAAGGTTCTGCCATGTATCCATCGTGCACCGGAGGAAAGAACGGGCCAGACCCGTTTATTGATGATCTGTTAA
- a CDS encoding GNAT family N-acetyltransferase: MTLNYRIGTLIDEEKLRKLGLTSYGVFKEVLTADNWAVMHSFLSASNAYSDLLLKATCFVCEADGELVGMAFLLPHGNPTEIFDTQWSYIRMVGVNPAFRGNGIGKKLTRLCVDLAKETNESVVALHTSEFMHPAMYIYEGIGFEKVRELAPLYGNQYWLYKLQLADWSTNNFK; encoded by the coding sequence ATGACCTTAAACTATAGAATTGGAACGCTCATAGACGAGGAGAAACTACGAAAGCTAGGTCTGACTTCTTATGGAGTATTCAAGGAGGTTTTGACTGCAGATAATTGGGCTGTAATGCATTCGTTTCTAAGTGCATCCAACGCTTACTCAGACCTGCTTTTGAAGGCCACCTGTTTTGTTTGCGAGGCCGATGGCGAACTCGTTGGAATGGCTTTCCTCCTGCCTCATGGAAACCCCACCGAGATATTCGACACCCAATGGAGCTACATTAGAATGGTGGGTGTAAATCCCGCATTCCGTGGCAACGGCATTGGCAAAAAACTGACCCGATTATGCGTTGACCTTGCAAAAGAGACTAACGAAAGTGTGGTAGCGTTGCACACATCCGAATTCATGCATCCTGCAATGTATATCTATGAAGGCATTGGGTTTGAAAAGGTGCGTGAATTGGCACCGTTATACGGCAATCAATACTGGCTTTACAAATTACAACTTGCTGACTGGTCTACGAATAATTTCAAATGA
- a CDS encoding RluA family pseudouridine synthase translates to MKKAIDKGLVLLNGKVASTGDFLVGAEVIELHLDESAMNRPSIDLKLDVLFEDDFLAVVNKPAGIEVSGNRKWTLENALTSKLKPSTHADALKYPEPIHRLDYPTSGALLIGKTNAAVVELNRMFAAREIAKSYMAVCIGEMPGSGIIRSDIDGKASESEFKVLETVASERFDHLNLVKLNPKTGRRHQLRIHLASIGHPILGDRDYGMEGLILNGKGLYLHSKSLSFVHPFANEPLAVEAPLPKKFKKIFP, encoded by the coding sequence ATGAAAAAGGCCATCGACAAAGGATTGGTGCTTCTCAATGGGAAGGTGGCTTCTACTGGCGATTTCCTTGTAGGTGCTGAAGTGATTGAACTGCACTTGGATGAATCTGCAATGAATCGCCCGAGCATTGACCTGAAGTTGGATGTGCTGTTTGAGGATGATTTCTTGGCAGTGGTCAATAAACCTGCAGGGATTGAAGTGAGTGGCAATCGTAAATGGACCTTGGAAAACGCCCTTACCTCCAAGCTCAAACCAAGCACACATGCCGATGCACTGAAGTATCCCGAACCCATCCACCGATTGGATTATCCCACAAGTGGTGCCTTGCTTATTGGAAAGACAAATGCAGCCGTAGTGGAACTCAATCGGATGTTTGCTGCGCGAGAAATTGCCAAAAGCTACATGGCTGTTTGTATTGGCGAAATGCCTGGTTCAGGAATCATCCGTTCCGACATTGACGGCAAAGCATCTGAATCTGAATTCAAGGTCTTGGAAACGGTGGCTTCCGAACGCTTCGACCATCTCAACTTGGTAAAACTGAACCCCAAAACAGGAAGACGCCACCAATTGCGCATACACTTGGCAAGCATCGGCCATCCCATTCTGGGAGATCGGGATTACGGTATGGAAGGACTCATCCTAAACGGAAAAGGACTCTATCTTCATTCGAAATCGCTTTCGTTCGTGCATCCATTTGCAAATGAACCCTTGGCCGTGGAAGCCCCGCTGCCTAAAAAGTTCAAGAAGATATTTCCGTAG
- the rluF gene encoding 23S rRNA pseudouridine(2604) synthase RluF gives MEEGQQTRINKFLSEAGYCSRRAADKLIEEGRVTINGLKPEMGTKISVGDVVRVDGKLISEPTERPVYIAFNKPEGIVCTTDVGVEPDNIIDFINYPTRIFPIGRLDKMSEGLIFLTNDGDIVNKILRARNNHEKEYLVNVNKPITKEFIQQMSEGVPILDTVTKECEVEQITKFRFRIVLTQGLNRQIRRMCEFLGYRVVNLKRTRIMNVKLDMPSGEWRDLTKEELAEINQMVSDSAKTND, from the coding sequence GTGGAAGAAGGACAACAGACACGTATCAATAAATTTCTGAGCGAAGCAGGTTACTGCTCGCGCAGAGCGGCAGATAAACTCATTGAAGAAGGCCGTGTAACCATTAACGGACTGAAACCCGAAATGGGAACGAAAATTTCAGTTGGTGACGTGGTGCGTGTGGACGGGAAACTGATTTCAGAACCAACCGAAAGACCCGTTTACATCGCCTTCAACAAACCCGAAGGCATTGTATGTACCACCGATGTGGGCGTGGAACCCGACAACATCATCGATTTCATCAATTACCCCACACGCATTTTCCCGATCGGAAGGTTGGATAAGATGAGCGAAGGCCTCATTTTCCTTACCAATGATGGCGATATCGTGAACAAGATCCTCCGCGCCCGAAACAACCACGAGAAGGAATACCTCGTGAATGTGAACAAGCCCATCACAAAGGAATTCATCCAACAGATGAGCGAAGGTGTGCCTATTCTAGACACCGTCACCAAAGAATGCGAGGTGGAACAGATCACCAAGTTCCGATTCCGAATTGTGCTTACGCAAGGTTTGAACCGACAGATCCGAAGGATGTGTGAGTTCCTCGGTTACCGCGTGGTAAACCTCAAGCGTACCCGTATCATGAATGTAAAACTGGACATGCCTTCAGGAGAATGGCGCGACCTGACCAAGGAGGAATTGGCAGAGATCAACCAAATGGTTTCAGATTCTGCTAAAACAAACGACTAG